Proteins co-encoded in one Paracrocinitomix mangrovi genomic window:
- a CDS encoding DUF3859 domain-containing protein: protein MKRLIFLMFPLFLFSCSTTMSVSDKPVRLRVKTMNAGVCHLLETNRKKSSKSPSGYKFNADFIRLNESTDTIKAAIGTRFGVEYVAFSSVYTEVPFKAIWTFPKPIVNEKGKEFSSVKTKIWLETHTRYFSTYSIEKEYEIVKGDWKFELFYGKKLVLTKVFHLI, encoded by the coding sequence ATGAAGCGATTGATTTTTTTAATGTTTCCTTTGTTTTTATTCTCATGTTCTACAACCATGAGTGTGTCTGATAAACCTGTCAGGTTAAGAGTAAAAACCATGAATGCAGGGGTTTGTCATCTATTGGAAACTAACAGGAAAAAATCTTCGAAATCACCTTCAGGTTATAAATTCAATGCAGATTTTATCAGATTGAATGAAAGTACAGATACTATTAAAGCAGCAATTGGAACCAGATTTGGTGTGGAGTATGTTGCATTTAGTTCAGTTTACACAGAGGTGCCATTCAAAGCAATTTGGACTTTTCCTAAGCCAATAGTAAATGAAAAAGGAAAAGAGTTTTCTTCTGTTAAAACCAAAATTTGGCTAGAAACGCACACCAGATATTTCAGTACATATTCAATTGAAAAGGAGTATGAAATTGTAAAAGGTGACTGGAAATTCGAACTTTTTTATGGAAAGAAATTGGTGCTTACCAAAGTCTTTCATCTAATTTGA
- a CDS encoding OmpA family protein, protein MKNLAGLLMVLFVMPLPLQAQEKFDAQIFVSNFNDEGLANAEVKLYDTTGVFMFGGTTNQEGRFVLNMHPGKYQIKLFQSGELKKERLIDIPELSGRKIYNRVRIHVLFEERKVFTLEDLHFEYNSAEIQASSYDILDRLVDFLNYETDGKYEIGGHTDAIGSDKDNYTLSENRAQAVRQYLIDHGITADRLVAKGYGESKPIADNETDEGRAQNRRTEVRKLE, encoded by the coding sequence ATGAAGAATTTAGCAGGACTACTGATGGTACTATTTGTAATGCCATTACCATTACAAGCTCAGGAAAAATTTGACGCCCAAATTTTTGTATCTAATTTTAATGATGAGGGATTGGCAAATGCTGAGGTTAAATTATATGATACCACTGGAGTATTTATGTTTGGCGGAACAACCAATCAAGAAGGCAGGTTTGTGTTAAACATGCATCCGGGAAAGTATCAAATTAAATTATTTCAAAGTGGGGAATTAAAAAAAGAGCGTCTCATTGATATTCCTGAATTAAGCGGACGAAAAATCTACAATAGGGTCAGAATTCATGTGCTATTTGAAGAAAGGAAAGTATTTACCTTAGAAGATCTTCACTTTGAATACAATTCGGCTGAAATTCAAGCAAGCTCTTATGATATACTTGATAGGTTGGTGGATTTTCTCAATTATGAAACGGATGGTAAATATGAAATTGGTGGCCATACGGATGCAATTGGATCAGATAAAGACAATTACACTCTGAGTGAAAATAGGGCTCAAGCAGTAAGGCAATATTTAATTGATCACGGTATTACAGCAGATAGATTAGTGGCGAAAGGATATGGAGAGAGTAAACCAATTGCTGATAATGAAACGGATGAAGGAAGAGCTCAAAACAGGAGGACTGAAGTCAGAAAACTGGAATAA
- the fabD gene encoding ACP S-malonyltransferase has translation MSKAYVFPGQGAQFVGMGKDLYDNSPLAKDLFEKANDILGFRITDVMFNGTDEDLKQTKVTQPAIFLHSVILAKVLGDDFKPDMVAGHSLGELSALVANGTLNFEDGLKLVSQRALAMQKACEAEPSTMAAILGLEDNVVEEVCASIDGIVVAANYNCPGQLVISGAVPAVDAACEKLTEAGAKRALKLPVGGAFHSPLMEPARAELAAAIEATTFNQPACPVYQNVTASAVTDPNEIKKNLVAQLTAPVRWTQTMNQMIADGASSVTEVGPGKVLQGLFKKVDRAFPTESAALETA, from the coding sequence ATGAGTAAAGCATATGTTTTTCCCGGACAGGGAGCTCAGTTTGTAGGAATGGGAAAAGATTTGTACGACAATTCTCCATTGGCGAAAGATCTTTTTGAAAAAGCTAACGATATTCTAGGTTTTAGAATTACTGATGTAATGTTTAATGGAACTGATGAAGATTTGAAGCAAACCAAAGTAACTCAACCGGCTATCTTTTTACACTCGGTAATTTTAGCCAAAGTTTTGGGAGATGATTTTAAGCCAGATATGGTTGCAGGACATTCTTTAGGGGAGTTGTCTGCATTAGTTGCGAATGGTACTTTGAATTTTGAAGATGGTTTAAAATTGGTTTCACAACGAGCATTAGCTATGCAAAAAGCTTGTGAAGCTGAGCCGTCAACTATGGCTGCAATTTTAGGTTTAGAAGATAATGTTGTAGAAGAAGTTTGCGCTTCAATTGACGGAATTGTGGTTGCAGCAAATTACAACTGTCCTGGTCAGTTAGTGATTTCAGGAGCAGTTCCTGCAGTTGATGCAGCTTGTGAAAAATTAACAGAGGCAGGGGCAAAACGAGCTCTAAAATTGCCTGTTGGTGGAGCATTTCACTCACCTTTAATGGAGCCTGCCAGAGCTGAATTGGCTGCCGCAATTGAAGCAACAACTTTCAATCAACCAGCTTGTCCGGTTTATCAAAATGTTACTGCTTCAGCGGTTACAGATCCGAATGAAATTAAAAAGAATCTAGTAGCCCAATTAACAGCTCCTGTTAGATGGACTCAAACCATGAATCAAATGATTGCTGATGGAGCCTCTTCTGTTACAGAAGTTGGACCTGGTAAAGTGCTTCAAGGATTGTTTAAAAAAGTAGACCGTGCTTTCCCTACAGAAAGCGCAGCTTTAGAAACTGCTTAA
- a CDS encoding T9SS type A sorting domain-containing protein, with protein sequence MKNLKTTLLAGVGVLGITAMVYSFTADEDPKSPKMKKYEVVRMVDGEMMQYDTLIAANSTYAPQDYLNDLGFSNDANVSIIDMSNFKPNEFTMFHDELGEDHIHMEEINEGDGKMIFVEINEESTEGEQIEFKEGEPHEIKIEKRIVRTQNGDEIEEDVQIEVQTVLESINIDSLIQAAMEMTEGDSAHPHMMHKMIVLDKEFEEMDGEMEWKEIDADGATYFKEIEGPNHHMEVAVWGDESEDFTLLIVSVADENGNKTANALENEEIGTFKMYPNPANTTTKLQFNFEDKAPTTIMISDIKGTVIMEMDLGNFSGHFNKDINVEDWSKGVYIVQLEHGSNKILEKLIVE encoded by the coding sequence ATGAAAAATTTAAAAACAACATTATTAGCCGGAGTAGGAGTGCTAGGTATCACTGCAATGGTTTATTCTTTTACAGCTGATGAGGATCCTAAATCACCTAAAATGAAAAAATATGAGGTAGTAAGAATGGTTGATGGAGAAATGATGCAATATGACACTTTAATTGCTGCAAATTCAACTTATGCTCCACAAGATTATTTAAACGATCTTGGATTTTCAAATGATGCCAATGTGAGTATTATTGATATGAGCAATTTTAAACCTAATGAATTTACAATGTTTCATGATGAATTAGGGGAAGATCATATTCACATGGAAGAGATAAATGAAGGTGATGGTAAAATGATATTTGTTGAAATCAATGAAGAATCTACTGAAGGTGAACAAATTGAATTCAAAGAAGGGGAACCACACGAGATTAAAATTGAAAAGCGAATAGTGAGAACTCAAAATGGTGATGAAATTGAAGAAGACGTGCAAATTGAAGTACAGACTGTATTGGAATCTATCAATATTGACAGTTTAATTCAGGCGGCAATGGAAATGACAGAAGGTGATTCGGCACATCCACATATGATGCATAAAATGATTGTTTTAGATAAAGAGTTTGAAGAAATGGATGGAGAAATGGAGTGGAAAGAGATAGATGCAGATGGAGCCACTTACTTTAAGGAAATTGAAGGACCAAATCATCACATGGAAGTAGCTGTTTGGGGAGATGAATCTGAAGATTTTACTTTGTTAATTGTAAGTGTGGCAGATGAAAATGGAAATAAAACTGCCAATGCTCTAGAAAATGAGGAGATAGGAACATTTAAAATGTATCCAAATCCCGCAAATACAACAACCAAACTTCAATTCAATTTTGAAGACAAAGCACCTACCACAATTATGATCTCAGATATAAAAGGAACGGTAATAATGGAAATGGATTTGGGAAATTTCTCTGGTCATTTTAATAAGGATATAAACGTAGAAGACTGGTCAAAAGGAGTTTATATTGTTCAATTAGAACATGGATCAAATAAGATTTTAGAGAAACTAATTGTAGAATAA
- a CDS encoding sensor histidine kinase codes for MQKRIIPILILLMCLALAGIVYVQYRWIDKAVTEKQALIDNNVYQAVNNIEQQLTDYRAMAFIGDTIFNDIGSPFIHSSAGSEMEQIIYRSQSDTAVNIEVKVMSSSDSDKWDKDEQVFQHRFESHFISEDDSLELEGIEEGLVQVESLLSRIKLEFLSEHDVRLDSAHVQELLIEEFELKGLGEVNNWGIWDNEKAEYVIYPKNAHTTDYDIPMFTTDVLEPGRYDLQITLNKSDLIWKEIWPMILLSILFIAIITIVFAYSIRLVIKHKKISQIKSDFINNMTHEFKTPLASISLAADSLIHPNTELTKENLEKYVAIIQSEKHKLNNQVERILEVAALSKDALDIPLELVNIMDIMTKAIKQFDLQIEGNKVEIDTSKLTDFTVKANAFHLEKVFVNLIENAIKYSEGKAKIAIISDPKNLSVSISDQGIGMDQKQLSKVFDNFYRAQTGDLHNTKGFGLGLSYAKLVIEKMGGTIELSSKVGSGTKASLKFNPS; via the coding sequence ATGCAAAAAAGGATTATTCCCATATTGATTTTGTTGATGTGCCTTGCCCTTGCGGGGATTGTTTACGTACAATATCGTTGGATTGACAAAGCTGTAACTGAAAAACAAGCATTAATTGACAACAATGTTTACCAGGCAGTTAACAACATTGAACAGCAGCTAACGGATTATAGAGCTATGGCTTTTATTGGCGACACTATTTTTAATGACATTGGTTCTCCATTTATTCATAGTTCAGCCGGCTCTGAAATGGAGCAAATAATTTACAGATCTCAATCTGACACTGCTGTAAACATTGAAGTGAAAGTAATGTCATCTAGTGATTCAGATAAATGGGATAAAGATGAACAAGTTTTTCAACACAGGTTTGAAAGTCATTTTATATCTGAAGATGATAGTTTAGAATTGGAAGGTATTGAAGAAGGACTGGTTCAGGTAGAGTCTTTATTGAGCAGGATTAAATTAGAATTTCTTTCTGAACATGATGTGAGGCTTGATAGCGCACATGTTCAGGAATTATTGATAGAGGAATTTGAATTAAAAGGTCTTGGTGAGGTTAACAATTGGGGAATTTGGGACAATGAAAAGGCGGAGTATGTTATTTATCCTAAAAATGCGCATACAACAGATTATGACATTCCAATGTTCACTACAGATGTCTTAGAACCGGGGAGATATGATCTACAAATCACTTTAAATAAATCTGATCTTATTTGGAAAGAAATTTGGCCAATGATTTTACTTTCCATATTATTCATTGCCATCATTACAATTGTTTTTGCGTACAGTATCAGATTAGTAATCAAACACAAAAAGATTTCGCAGATTAAGTCAGACTTCATCAATAATATGACGCATGAATTTAAAACACCATTGGCGTCTATTTCTTTGGCTGCTGATTCACTCATTCATCCAAACACGGAGCTTACAAAAGAAAACCTTGAAAAATATGTAGCCATCATCCAAAGTGAAAAGCACAAACTAAACAATCAAGTTGAAAGAATTTTGGAAGTAGCCGCATTAAGCAAAGATGCCCTTGACATACCTTTAGAACTGGTCAACATTATGGATATTATGACCAAAGCAATCAAACAATTTGATTTACAGATTGAAGGCAACAAAGTAGAAATAGACACTTCCAAACTAACTGATTTTACAGTAAAAGCAAATGCATTTCATCTAGAAAAAGTCTTTGTCAATCTGATTGAAAATGCCATCAAATATTCTGAAGGAAAAGCAAAAATTGCAATTATTTCAGATCCAAAAAATCTTTCAGTATCTATTAGTGATCAGGGTATAGGAATGGACCAGAAACAATTGTCTAAGGTATTTGACAACTTTTATAGAGCCCAAACAGGTGACTTGCACAATACTAAAGGATTTGGACTTGGATTGAGCTATGCAAAGCTGGTTATTGAAAAAATGGGCGGAACCATTGAACTAAGCAGTAAAGTTGGAAGTGGAACCAAGGCATCATTAAAATTTAACCCTTCATGA
- a CDS encoding response regulator transcription factor, with protein MKKRILLAEDEENFGSLLKNYLELSQYDVTWAKNGTEAYSIFMQNDFDLCILDVMMPHMDGFTLGEKIAAKKDVPFFYLTAKNQKEDLVKGYQIGADDYLTKPFDTEVLLLKIKALINRTNTDNLMPETKESYQFGTYIFNPSSRMLQHVNGDKKLSPKEALLLELLCRYQGKIMPRDIALDTIWKQNDYFTKRSMDVYIGKLRKYLVHDSSIKIETFHQMGFQLMVEV; from the coding sequence ATGAAAAAGAGAATTCTATTAGCAGAAGACGAAGAAAATTTTGGTTCTCTTTTAAAGAACTATTTGGAGCTTAGTCAATATGATGTTACATGGGCGAAAAATGGAACAGAGGCCTACTCTATTTTTATGCAAAATGACTTTGACTTATGCATTTTGGATGTGATGATGCCGCATATGGATGGATTTACTTTGGGTGAAAAAATTGCTGCAAAAAAAGATGTTCCATTTTTTTATCTAACCGCTAAAAATCAAAAGGAAGATTTGGTGAAGGGTTATCAAATAGGTGCAGATGATTATTTGACAAAACCTTTTGATACCGAAGTACTTCTGTTAAAAATCAAAGCATTAATTAATCGAACCAATACGGATAATTTGATGCCGGAAACTAAGGAGAGTTATCAATTTGGAACTTACATATTTAATCCAAGCAGCAGGATGCTGCAACATGTCAATGGGGATAAGAAGCTATCACCAAAAGAAGCCTTATTGCTTGAATTGCTTTGTAGATATCAGGGAAAAATTATGCCTAGAGACATAGCTTTAGATACTATTTGGAAACAAAATGATTACTTCACTAAAAGATCAATGGATGTTTACATTGGTAAATTGAGAAAATATCTCGTCCATGATTCCAGTATTAAAATTGAAACTTTTCATCAGATGGGCTTTCAGTTAATGGTTGAAGTGTAG